A genomic window from Triticum urartu cultivar G1812 chromosome 7, Tu2.1, whole genome shotgun sequence includes:
- the LOC125521396 gene encoding acyl transferase 4-like — MTGTKTVAKSPPELIVPALTTPGGTLPLSSIDKAAGSAGLVNLIQVFAPPSFTAARMSQGAAAAMAAMRDGLARALVPYYPVAGRVAPSGLAVDCTGEGVWFVEAAASCALADVDGLGCCPLLIPGELLLPRPPPGEKLDGLILMVQATRFTCGGFAVGISFSHAVFDGQGAAQFLTAVGELARGLQAPSVIPVWDHDAIPDPPSPPPPQLTEFRLVTQVADISAESIARVKDDFKQAAATSTGEVCSTFDALTAVVFKCRALALASALPDDADVRIAFAAGTRHLLRGVLPAVDGYYGNCVYLACVTRAGKAVREASLAEVVGAVREAKEAVPARFAGWMRGVDHYDVPLDYSTVTVSDWSRVGFDEVDYGFGAPGYVFPLNDHVNFVASLNYVRPPAPRRGGIRVVLRCVEEPHAAAFAVELAKFA; from the coding sequence ATGACCGGCACAAAAACCGTTGCCAAGTCGCCGCCGGAGCTCATCGTTCCGGCGTTGACAACCCCCGGCGGCACCCTCCCGCTCTCCTCCATTGACAAGGCAGCCGGCAGCGCCGGCTTGGTTAACCTCATCCAGGTCTTTGCCCCGCCCTCGTTCACCGCCGCTCGTATGAGCCAGGGCGCCGCCGCGGCCATGGCAGCGATGCGCGACGGGCTCGCGAGGGCTCTCGTGCCGTACTACCCGGTGGCCGGCCGCGTCGCCCCGAGCGGCCTTGCGGTGGACTGTACTGGCGAGGGCGTCTGGTTCGTGGAGGCCGCCGCGAGCTGCGCGCTTGCCGACGTGGACGGCCTCGGTTGCTGCCCGCTGCTCATCCCCGGGGAGCTCCTCCTCCCGCGCCCTCCCCCCGGCGAGAAGCTCGACGGCCTCATCCTCATGGTCCAGGCGACTAGGTTCACCTGCGGTGGTTTCGCCGTCGGGATCAGCTTCAGCCACGCGGTGTTCGACGGCCAGGGCGCGGCGCAGTTCCTCACGGCGGTGGGGGAGCTAGCGCGGGGGCTCCAGGCGCCGTCAGTGATTCCGGTGTGGGACCACGACGCGATCCCGGACCCTCCCAGCCCGCCGCCGCCTCAGCTCACGGAGTTCAGGCTCGTGACCCAGGTGGCCGACATCTCGGCGGAGAGCATCGCGCGCGTGAAGGACGACTTCAAGCAGGCTGCCGCAACATCAACGGGGGAGGTGTGCTCCACCTTTGACGCGCTGACGGCCGTGGTGTTCAAGTGCCGCGCGCTGGCGCTGGCGTCGGCGCTCCCTGACGACGCCGATGTCCGGATCGCCTTCGCCGCCGGCACGCGGCACCTGCTCCGCGGCGTGCTGCCAGCGGTGGACGGCTACTACGGCAACTGCGTGTACCTGGCGTGCGTCACTAGGGCAGGCAAGGCCGTCCGGGAGGCGTCGCTGGCGGAGGTCGTCGGCGCGGTACGGGAGGCGAAGGAGGCGGTCCCCGCGCGGTTCGCCGGCTGGATGCGCGGCGTCGATCACTACGACGTGCCGCTGGACTACAGCACGGTGACGGTGTCAGACTGGAGCCGCGTCGGCTTCGACGAGGTGGACTACGGCTTCGGCGCGCCAGGGTACGTGTTCCCGCTCAACGACCACGTCAACTTCGTCGCGTCTCTCAACTACGTCAGGCCGCCGGCGCCCAGGCGTGGGGGCATCCGGGTGGTGCTCCGCTGCGTCGAGGAGCCTCACGCCGCTGCCTTCGCTGTCGAGCTCGCCAAGTTCGCCTAA